The proteins below come from a single Felis catus isolate Fca126 chromosome A1, F.catus_Fca126_mat1.0, whole genome shotgun sequence genomic window:
- the LOC101094818 gene encoding olfactory receptor 2T27: protein MEWGNYSMYGDFLLLGLFSDNDFPWLLFALILFIFVISIASNTIMIILIHIDSRLHTPMYYLLSQLSLMDILYISTIVPKMLVDQILGQRAISFAGCTAQHFLYLTLAGAEFFLLGLMSYDPYVAICNPLRYPVLMSRKVCMLIVLAAWLGGSIDGFLLTPVTMQFPFCASREINHFFCEVPALLKLSCTDTSTYETAMYVCCIMMLLIPFSVISASYTRILITVYRMSEAEGRRKAVATCSSHMVVVSLFYGAAMYTYVLPHSYHTPDKDKAVSAFYTILTPLLNPLIYSLRNKDVTGALQKALGKCLSSGSVSTF from the coding sequence ATGGAGTGGGGCAATTATTCCATGTATGGCGACTTTCTTCTCCTGGGCTTGTTCAGTGACAATGATTTTCCCTGGCTTCTCTTTGCCCTCATCCTCTTCATTTTTGTCATCTCCATAGCCAGCAACACCATCATGATCATTCTGATCCACATAGACTCCcgcctccacacccccatgtactacTTGCTCAGTCAACTCTCCCTCATGGACATCTTGTACATTTCCACCATTGTGCCAAAAATGCTGGTTGACCAGATCTTGGGCCAGAGGGCCATATCCTTTGCAGGATGCACTGCCCAGCACTTCCTTTACCTGACATTGGCAGGGGCTGAGTTTTTTCTCCTAGGACTCATGTCTTATGACCCCTATGTAGCCATCTGTAACCCTTTGCGCTATCCTGTCCTCATGAGCCGAAAGGTCTGCATGTTGATTGTACTGGCAGCCTGGCTGGGAGGGTCCATAGATGGCTTCCTGCTTACCCCAGTCACCATGCAGTTCCCGTTCTGTGCCTCTCGAGAAATCAACCACTTCTTCTGTGAGGTTCCTGCCCTTCTGAAGCTCTCCTGTACTGACACATCAACTTACGAGACAGCCATGTATGTCTGCTGCATCATGATGCTCCTCATCCCTTTCTCTGTCATCTCAGCCTCTTATACAAGGATTCTCATCACTGTTTATAGAATGAGTGAAGCAGAGGGGAGACGAAAGGCAGTGGCCACTTGCTCCTCACACATGGTGGTTGTCAGCCTTTTCTATGGGGCTGCCATGTACACCTATGTGCTGCCTCACTCTTACCATACCCCTGACAAGGACAAGGCTGTGTCTGCCTTCTACACTATCCTCACTCCCTTGCTCAACCCACTCATCTATAGCCTCAGGAACAAGGATGTTACAGGGGCTCTACAGAAAGCTCTGGGCAAGTGTTTGTCATCAGGAAGTGTATCCACGTTCTAA